The Rhodococcus triatomae genome includes a window with the following:
- a CDS encoding RidA family protein, with protein sequence MSSAVRLIRTDALSDAAEYAYAAIVPAGSRLIFLAGSCPLNLDGTTAGIGDYRAQAAKCVENLRVALAEAGASIRDVVSTRVLVATTSQDDLVAAWEVVRDAFADHDVPSTLMGVTILGYDDQLVEVEAVAAVAE encoded by the coding sequence GTGAGCAGTGCCGTCCGGCTCATCCGCACCGACGCCCTGTCCGACGCCGCGGAGTACGCGTACGCGGCCATCGTGCCGGCGGGTTCTCGCCTGATATTCCTGGCGGGTTCGTGTCCACTGAATCTGGACGGCACCACGGCGGGCATCGGCGACTACCGCGCCCAGGCGGCGAAGTGCGTCGAGAACCTCCGTGTGGCCCTCGCCGAGGCGGGTGCCTCGATCCGGGACGTCGTGAGCACCCGGGTGCTGGTGGCGACGACTTCCCAGGACGATCTCGTGGCGGCGTGGGAGGTGGTCCGTGACGCATTCGCCGACCATGACGTGCCGAGCACGCTGATGGGCGTGACGATCCTCGGTTACGACGATCAACTGGTCGAGGTGGAGGCCGTCGCCGCGGTCGCCGAGTAA
- a CDS encoding sucrase ferredoxin, producing MPTCSALSSADEPLPGTAAHAPRWVCLEMPSGWGRDVLDGAALGADLAAELSARADAAGIRLLFIRRAGRVEYTRARRTVLLANTEPGTSWCERLEIGHLADLLDLPLDRMSGPAPGIGALQTTPVALVCAHGKRDRCCAVLGRPVAAALAGEFGDAVWECSHTGGHRFAPSMIVLPTGYTYGRLAPAASLDVLRWAARGAVYPEGLRGRSTWPAAGQVAEIAVRGRESADAEELTVRGTTVFHADGRSWDVNMVDQVLEPRPASCGAASKPVTALVAVDVRTASTVGVTAPRRDAPGSVADE from the coding sequence ATGCCGACCTGTTCGGCACTGTCCTCCGCGGACGAGCCGCTACCCGGTACGGCCGCGCATGCGCCCCGGTGGGTGTGCCTCGAGATGCCGAGTGGGTGGGGCCGCGACGTGCTCGACGGAGCCGCACTCGGTGCGGACCTCGCGGCTGAACTGTCCGCCCGTGCCGACGCGGCCGGGATCCGGTTGCTGTTCATCCGGCGTGCCGGCCGGGTCGAGTACACGCGTGCGCGGCGCACGGTACTGCTCGCGAACACCGAGCCGGGAACGTCCTGGTGTGAACGACTCGAGATCGGCCACCTGGCCGACCTGCTGGACCTTCCACTCGACCGGATGAGCGGTCCGGCACCCGGGATCGGTGCGTTGCAGACGACGCCCGTCGCGTTGGTGTGTGCGCACGGTAAACGCGACCGCTGCTGCGCCGTCCTCGGCCGGCCGGTCGCTGCCGCCCTCGCCGGGGAGTTCGGGGACGCGGTCTGGGAGTGCTCGCACACCGGAGGACACCGGTTCGCTCCGTCGATGATCGTGCTGCCGACCGGATACACCTACGGCCGGCTCGCGCCCGCGGCGAGTCTCGACGTGCTGCGGTGGGCTGCGCGTGGCGCCGTGTATCCGGAGGGTCTGCGTGGACGCAGTACCTGGCCCGCCGCCGGGCAGGTCGCCGAGATCGCAGTGCGCGGGAGGGAATCCGCAGATGCGGAGGAGCTCACGGTGCGCGGTACCACCGTCTTCCACGCGGACGGCAGGTCCTGGGACGTGAACATGGTCGATCAGGTACTCGAGCCACGGCCCGCGAGCTGCGGCGCGGCGTCGAAACCGGTCACGGCGTTGGTCGCCGTCGACGTCCGGACTGCTTCGACGGTCGGCGTTACGGCCCCTCGACGAGACGCTCCAGGTTCCGTTGCCGACGAGTGA
- a CDS encoding MerR family transcriptional regulator, which translates to MLIGELARKTGTSPRLLRYYEQQGLLDASRQPNGYRDYAEDATEVVHRIRLLLDAGLNTESIRSLLPCVHGDDPSIELCSEVDDLLRREIREVREQIELLTRRQRNLERLVEGP; encoded by the coding sequence ATGCTCATCGGCGAACTCGCACGAAAGACCGGCACCTCACCGCGGCTGCTCCGCTACTACGAACAGCAGGGTCTACTGGACGCGAGCCGTCAGCCGAACGGCTACCGCGACTACGCCGAGGACGCGACGGAGGTCGTGCACCGAATCCGGCTCCTTCTCGATGCGGGCCTGAACACCGAGTCCATCCGGTCACTTCTTCCGTGTGTCCACGGTGACGATCCGAGCATCGAACTCTGCTCCGAGGTAGACGATCTGCTTCGCCGCGAGATCCGAGAGGTCCGGGAACAGATCGAGTTGCTCACTCGTCGGCAACGGAACCTGGAGCGTCTCGTCGAGGGGCCGTAA
- a CDS encoding aminotransferase class IV family protein — protein MSAANIVTGATDSLLDSVLTDGRPTDLDTLGVVAFGGFAHFTAMQVRDGAVRGLDLHVDRVVDASRRLFGAELAPERVRSDLRAALASAPPDLSLTMTVFDSHREFTNEPVEPLLRTMVRTGPPSSGPEGPLALGIFEHERFMPEIKQVGEGAKTYFMRRARDEGFDDAAFVDREGRVSEASIWNLAFWDGEAVVWPRAEILTGTRMGILQRRLESVGIEQRTETVRVQELSTYQGAAVINSWTAGIEVRQIGETPFAGSSALVKVLRDAYENEPPVQP, from the coding sequence ATGAGTGCAGCGAACATCGTGACAGGTGCAACCGACTCCCTACTGGATTCCGTACTGACAGACGGACGGCCGACGGATCTCGACACACTCGGTGTGGTCGCGTTCGGTGGCTTCGCCCACTTCACGGCGATGCAGGTCCGGGACGGCGCCGTACGAGGGCTCGATCTCCACGTGGATCGGGTCGTCGATGCGTCTCGGCGACTGTTCGGTGCCGAGCTCGCCCCGGAACGGGTTCGCTCCGATCTGCGGGCCGCCCTGGCCTCGGCTCCGCCGGACCTGTCGTTGACGATGACGGTCTTCGACTCTCACCGTGAGTTCACCAACGAGCCGGTCGAGCCACTGCTGAGGACGATGGTCCGGACGGGGCCGCCCTCGTCCGGACCGGAGGGCCCGCTCGCTCTCGGGATCTTCGAGCACGAGAGGTTCATGCCCGAGATCAAGCAGGTCGGGGAGGGCGCCAAGACCTACTTCATGCGCCGTGCCCGGGACGAGGGGTTCGACGATGCGGCGTTCGTCGATCGTGAAGGACGCGTGAGCGAGGCTTCCATCTGGAACCTCGCGTTCTGGGACGGTGAGGCGGTGGTGTGGCCGCGTGCCGAGATCCTCACCGGAACCAGGATGGGCATCCTGCAACGCCGACTCGAGTCCGTGGGAATCGAGCAGCGTACCGAAACTGTTCGTGTGCAGGAACTTTCCACATATCAAGGTGCCGCGGTGATCAACTCCTGGACGGCCGGAATCGAGGTCCGGCAAATCGGCGAGACGCCGTTCGCCGGATCCTCCGCGCTGGTGAAGGTGCTGCGCGACGCGTACGAGAACGAGCCCCCGGTGCAACCGTGA
- a CDS encoding HNH endonuclease signature motif containing protein, whose protein sequence is MSAKIAVWEAQRVAVVAEVERRCTRVDHGFASTKGWLSSVTVVSPGAAGRIVELGAGLAEHPAVAEAFDAGRIAFEHALLIVRFCTEPPKGMPAEALPGCVAALLAAADGPLARTDGVRAAVAKLEAIFESDDQPASEDTDRNELYVSKTLNGRVAIRGDVDAVTGEMLLTALSKFSAPHPAADGTRDPRTPSRRRADGLAQLLSMLLAFGELGVEGGERPHLSVHVHARDLGQDRREEYARRTRPADNTDAHPADPGDPADVADLSGLADVRGIAWSPWMGPLTINTARLLGCDAQVTAIVLDEHGAPLSVGRTHRTVTRAQRTALAARDGGCAFPGCGATAAWCEGHHIRHWADGGPTDLDNLVLLCGTHHRLLHTTDWEVAIGKTRHPVFTPPASVDPAREAIAVRTSAAGRRKPHGRRGACRNDNARPRLRPV, encoded by the coding sequence TTGAGCGCGAAGATCGCGGTGTGGGAGGCGCAGCGGGTGGCTGTGGTCGCCGAGGTCGAGCGCCGGTGTACGCGGGTGGATCATGGTTTCGCGTCGACGAAGGGGTGGTTGTCGTCGGTGACGGTGGTGTCGCCGGGTGCGGCGGGGCGGATCGTGGAACTCGGTGCCGGGTTGGCCGAGCATCCCGCGGTGGCGGAGGCGTTCGATGCAGGTCGGATCGCGTTCGAGCATGCGTTGCTGATCGTCCGGTTCTGCACGGAGCCCCCGAAGGGCATGCCTGCGGAGGCGTTGCCGGGGTGTGTGGCGGCGTTGCTGGCGGCGGCGGACGGGCCGTTGGCGCGTACCGACGGGGTGCGGGCGGCGGTTGCGAAGTTGGAGGCGATCTTCGAATCCGATGACCAGCCCGCGTCGGAGGACACCGACCGTAACGAGCTGTATGTGTCGAAGACGTTGAATGGTCGGGTCGCGATTCGTGGTGACGTGGACGCGGTCACGGGGGAGATGCTGTTGACCGCCCTGTCGAAATTCTCGGCGCCGCACCCGGCAGCGGACGGGACACGTGACCCGCGCACACCGTCCCGACGCCGCGCGGACGGGCTCGCCCAGTTGTTGTCGATGCTGCTCGCGTTCGGCGAGTTGGGGGTCGAGGGTGGGGAGCGTCCGCATCTGTCGGTGCACGTGCATGCGCGGGATCTGGGCCAGGACCGGCGCGAGGAGTATGCCCGCAGAACACGGCCGGCCGACAACACAGATGCGCACCCCGCCGATCCTGGTGATCCTGCTGATGTCGCTGACCTCTCTGGTCTTGCCGATGTGCGGGGTATCGCGTGGTCGCCGTGGATGGGACCATTGACCATCAACACCGCCCGCTTGTTGGGGTGTGACGCGCAGGTGACGGCGATCGTGCTCGATGAGCACGGTGCCCCGTTGAGTGTGGGACGTACCCACCGCACTGTCACCAGGGCCCAGCGCACAGCGCTCGCCGCCCGCGACGGTGGCTGCGCGTTCCCGGGCTGCGGAGCCACCGCCGCCTGGTGCGAGGGCCACCACATCAGGCATTGGGCGGACGGCGGACCCACCGACCTCGACAACCTCGTGTTGCTCTGCGGCACCCACCACCGGCTACTGCACACCACGGACTGGGAAGTGGCGATCGGCAAGACCAGGCACCCGGTGTTCACCCCACCGGCGAGCGTCGACCCGGCTCGGGAAGCGATAGCCGTCCGCACCTCAGCCGCAGGTCGACGAAAACCGCATGGTCGCAGAGGCGCATGCCGCAACGACAACGCGAGACCCCGGCTCCGCCCGGTGTGA
- a CDS encoding SDR family oxidoreductase encodes MSTYIVTGGTGFLGRNVLPLLLERDADAEIHVLVRSASVGRLDRLARTIDGGDRIHALVGDLTAPGLGVDNPPAADHVLHLGAIYDLTAGEDQAATNVDGTRSVIALAQELGATLHHVSSIAVAGNHRGTFGETDFDLGQGFPTPYHRTKFEAERLVREADGLRWRVYRPSAVVGNSVTGEMDKIDGPYYLFPSLKTLGRLPRALPVAVPDLGATNVVPVDYVAAAIVELMHQPERDGQAFHLVNPRPQPVREIYAALAEASGAPRPVADLPGGLAKPLLSPLPVRSLEGGRRAVLERAGIPPVLLDNVTLPTEFVNEDTRKALHGTGIDVPAFAEYAPALWSYWRRNLDPGRKKETRSGSDLGGRVIVITGGSSGIGRYSAIAAAAKGATVLLLARRSEELDAVVTEIRDAGGSAYGYTCDITDTESVDQTVKAILDEHDHVDMLVNNAGRSIRRGLYYSTDRLHDFERTMAVNYFGAVRMVLALLPQMRERGFGHIVNISTAGVQARTPRFSAYVASKAALDGFTDVAAAETLSDGITFTTIHMPLVETPMIAPTGKYNVGPITSPEKAAAMVVRALTDRPKRIDVPSGTLGELGHVFAPGVKDRVMHQFYRAYPDSPAAKGESPAAPAQPPTTSPETATTTSRPRPHRSSPVGKVARRLARLVPGTHW; translated from the coding sequence ATGTCCACCTACATCGTCACCGGCGGAACCGGGTTCCTCGGCCGCAACGTGCTGCCCCTGCTGCTCGAACGCGACGCCGACGCCGAGATCCACGTCCTGGTGCGTAGTGCATCAGTGGGCCGGCTGGACCGGCTCGCCCGCACCATCGACGGGGGTGATCGGATCCATGCGCTGGTCGGCGATCTCACCGCACCGGGGCTCGGTGTCGACAATCCCCCCGCCGCGGACCACGTCCTGCACCTGGGAGCGATCTACGACCTCACCGCGGGCGAGGACCAGGCCGCCACCAACGTCGACGGCACCCGCTCGGTGATCGCCCTCGCCCAGGAACTCGGCGCCACCCTGCACCACGTCTCGTCGATCGCCGTCGCGGGCAACCATCGCGGCACGTTCGGGGAGACGGATTTCGATCTCGGCCAGGGCTTTCCGACTCCGTACCATCGCACGAAGTTCGAAGCGGAGCGGCTGGTCCGTGAGGCCGACGGCCTGCGCTGGCGGGTGTACCGACCGTCGGCCGTGGTCGGGAACTCCGTGACCGGCGAGATGGACAAGATCGACGGGCCCTACTACCTGTTCCCGTCACTGAAGACGCTCGGCCGACTGCCGCGTGCCCTCCCGGTCGCCGTTCCCGACCTGGGTGCCACCAACGTCGTGCCGGTCGACTACGTCGCGGCCGCGATCGTCGAGCTGATGCACCAGCCGGAACGGGACGGACAGGCGTTCCACCTCGTCAATCCGCGGCCACAGCCGGTACGCGAGATCTACGCGGCCCTCGCCGAGGCGTCGGGCGCCCCGAGGCCGGTCGCCGATCTGCCGGGTGGGCTGGCCAAGCCGTTGCTTTCTCCCCTTCCGGTCCGCTCCCTCGAGGGCGGACGCAGGGCCGTCCTCGAGCGGGCCGGTATCCCGCCGGTGCTGCTCGACAATGTCACCCTGCCCACCGAGTTCGTCAACGAGGACACCCGGAAGGCACTGCACGGTACCGGGATCGACGTGCCGGCATTCGCCGAGTACGCACCTGCCCTGTGGAGCTACTGGCGCCGCAATCTCGATCCCGGACGTAAGAAGGAAACCCGTTCGGGGAGCGATCTCGGCGGGCGCGTCATCGTCATCACCGGCGGGTCCTCCGGCATCGGCCGCTACTCGGCCATTGCGGCTGCAGCCAAGGGAGCGACGGTACTGCTCCTCGCTCGCCGCTCGGAGGAACTCGACGCCGTGGTCACCGAGATCCGTGATGCCGGTGGCTCCGCGTACGGGTACACGTGCGACATCACCGACACCGAGTCGGTCGACCAGACCGTCAAGGCGATCCTGGACGAGCACGATCACGTCGACATGTTGGTCAACAATGCGGGACGGTCGATTCGTCGCGGGCTCTACTACTCCACCGATCGGCTGCACGATTTCGAACGGACCATGGCGGTCAACTACTTCGGCGCGGTCCGGATGGTGCTCGCCCTGCTCCCTCAGATGCGTGAACGCGGGTTCGGTCACATCGTCAACATCTCCACCGCGGGCGTCCAGGCGCGCACACCGCGATTCTCCGCCTACGTGGCGAGCAAGGCCGCGCTCGACGGCTTCACCGACGTCGCGGCTGCCGAGACACTCTCCGACGGAATCACTTTCACCACGATCCACATGCCTCTCGTGGAGACCCCGATGATCGCCCCGACCGGGAAGTACAACGTCGGGCCGATCACGTCCCCGGAGAAGGCGGCTGCGATGGTGGTGCGCGCGTTGACCGACCGACCCAAGCGCATCGACGTACCGTCGGGCACCCTGGGCGAACTCGGGCATGTCTTCGCGCCCGGCGTCAAGGACCGGGTGATGCACCAGTTCTACCGTGCATATCCGGACTCGCCCGCCGCGAAAGGTGAGTCACCCGCCGCCCCGGCGCAGCCGCCCACGACCTCGCCCGAGACAGCGACCACGACGTCCAGGCCCCGCCCGCACCGCTCCAGCCCGGTCGGCAAGGTGGCACGCCGCCTCGCCAGGTTGGTTCCGGGAACACACTGGTGA